The following are encoded together in the Novipirellula artificiosorum genome:
- a CDS encoding BamA/OMP85 family outer membrane protein: MIFIRYADCMTRPIFHNRCRSQSRSILAGIDRWRGRCWLPVILSALFVAGTAEAQMGGGGGFGGGGGGGQSGPMPDAKPKFLDHVRSRDGLAIRREKGDSVVLDVKVVGNRVVSSHLIMQKLQTRKDRFYDYETVLGDVRRLTDMGSFDHVTFDLDEQPGGVSITFAVHERPVITKVVMHGNRALNNRELQGRAGVNEADPLSEFSIESARRRLIDYYQEEGFNQVAIESSIGYEDDPGVVIFRINEGPKERIEDIVIKGATIVSEARLKKIIKSRGPAVGLLRHIGNTADMRMIDDDVNTLASYYHNLGFLTATVGRRIRYDESGKWITVTFVINEGPRFTVNDVKIIGNQFITEESLRARLNLHAGDMFDGTLMRRDIGEITYGYGEMGFIYAEVEPKTVMRDEANTVDLVYEILEGDRWKVGRILVNIEGEPHLMRETTMLNMVDLREGDWIDRRSLEMNRRRIENSNLLETNPQVADAPDIKVVPRDEY; the protein is encoded by the coding sequence GTGATCTTTATTCGGTATGCCGACTGTATGACTCGACCCATCTTCCACAACCGCTGCCGCTCACAAAGCCGATCGATCCTCGCCGGGATCGACCGATGGCGTGGGAGGTGTTGGCTGCCCGTCATCCTGAGTGCCTTGTTCGTCGCAGGAACCGCCGAAGCCCAAATGGGTGGTGGTGGCGGCTTTGGTGGCGGGGGCGGAGGCGGCCAAAGTGGGCCGATGCCCGATGCAAAACCAAAATTCTTGGATCACGTTCGCAGCAGGGATGGGTTGGCTATTCGGCGTGAAAAAGGGGACTCGGTCGTTTTGGATGTGAAGGTGGTCGGCAACCGGGTCGTCAGCTCGCATCTGATCATGCAAAAACTGCAAACTCGCAAAGACCGTTTCTACGACTATGAAACCGTGCTCGGTGATGTCCGTCGTTTGACCGATATGGGATCCTTCGACCATGTGACGTTCGACCTCGATGAACAGCCGGGCGGGGTCAGCATCACGTTCGCAGTGCATGAACGGCCCGTGATCACCAAGGTGGTCATGCATGGCAACCGTGCGCTCAACAATCGCGAACTCCAAGGTCGCGCGGGCGTCAATGAAGCGGACCCGCTGAGCGAATTCTCGATCGAATCGGCCCGTCGTCGACTGATTGATTACTACCAAGAAGAAGGATTCAACCAAGTCGCGATTGAATCGTCGATTGGCTACGAGGACGACCCCGGCGTGGTCATTTTTCGCATCAACGAAGGTCCCAAAGAGCGGATCGAAGACATCGTCATTAAAGGGGCCACGATCGTCAGCGAAGCAAGACTGAAAAAAATCATCAAGAGCCGTGGCCCGGCGGTCGGTCTGCTTCGCCATATCGGCAACACCGCCGACATGCGAATGATCGACGATGACGTGAACACCTTGGCCAGCTACTACCACAACCTGGGTTTTCTGACGGCTACGGTGGGTCGTCGGATCCGTTATGACGAATCGGGCAAATGGATCACGGTCACGTTTGTGATCAACGAAGGACCGCGGTTTACCGTCAACGACGTCAAGATCATTGGCAACCAATTCATCACCGAGGAATCCCTACGAGCTCGGCTGAATCTTCACGCCGGGGACATGTTTGACGGCACCTTGATGCGTCGTGATATCGGCGAAATCACCTATGGGTATGGCGAGATGGGATTCATTTATGCCGAAGTCGAACCCAAAACGGTGATGCGTGATGAAGCCAATACCGTCGATTTGGTCTACGAGATTCTCGAGGGCGACCGTTGGAAAGTCGGACGGATCTTGGTCAACATCGAAGGCGAGCCCCACCTGATGCGAGAAACGACGATGTTGAACATGGTTGATCTTCGCGAGGGGGATTGGATCGATCGGCGATCGCTTGAAATGAATCGCCGCCGGATCGAAAACAGCAACCTGCTCGAAACGAATCCTCAGGTCGCTGACGCGCCAGACATCAAGGTGGTGCCTCGTGATGAATACTAG
- a CDS encoding thioredoxin family protein, which yields MISASTATADIQWQENLRAAHSAAQAENKLLLLHFYSDDCVWCDRLEAGSFQSPDVAEAIGKDFVAVKVHANKNPQLLKMFKVTAFPTDVIVTTEGKTLSHSVSPQAPARYVAMLKATVPSIAPAGQQNPTGPMVAQQPVQQTAPAASAPGRFEMPTNPPGGVQGHLTGSRVDRTMPAMPEFDSTMASVQPATTGATSEQAIAGGENKVSASPDGDASIVSGGETKHSELAMEGFCAVTVINEDRWVEGKPEFGVVHLGKLYLFAGKEAMQAFLSDPVTYTPVLNEIDVVRFFEEHLIVPGKREWGLKDPTHNRMFFFADEAAMNHFWNEHQRYTDAAIDVMNKAVKDANPGT from the coding sequence ATGATTTCTGCGTCGACCGCGACCGCTGATATCCAGTGGCAAGAAAACTTACGAGCCGCTCATTCCGCTGCTCAAGCCGAGAACAAATTGCTGCTATTGCATTTCTACAGTGATGACTGTGTTTGGTGCGATCGGCTTGAAGCGGGGTCGTTCCAGTCGCCCGACGTGGCTGAGGCGATCGGCAAGGATTTTGTTGCGGTGAAGGTTCATGCAAACAAGAATCCCCAACTACTGAAGATGTTCAAAGTCACCGCGTTTCCAACGGACGTGATTGTGACCACCGAAGGCAAAACGCTTTCGCACAGCGTCAGCCCCCAAGCACCGGCACGCTACGTGGCCATGCTCAAGGCAACGGTGCCCAGCATCGCGCCGGCGGGTCAGCAAAATCCCACGGGACCGATGGTAGCTCAACAGCCGGTGCAGCAAACGGCTCCCGCTGCGTCCGCACCGGGTCGCTTTGAGATGCCGACCAACCCTCCCGGCGGTGTACAGGGCCATCTCACCGGTTCACGGGTCGATCGCACGATGCCCGCGATGCCAGAGTTTGATTCAACGATGGCCTCTGTCCAACCAGCCACAACGGGAGCGACGTCGGAGCAAGCGATTGCCGGTGGGGAGAACAAGGTTTCTGCATCACCGGACGGTGATGCATCGATCGTGAGCGGTGGTGAAACGAAACACTCGGAATTGGCCATGGAAGGTTTTTGTGCTGTCACGGTGATCAACGAAGATCGCTGGGTCGAGGGCAAACCCGAATTCGGCGTGGTGCACCTGGGAAAACTGTATTTGTTCGCTGGCAAGGAGGCGATGCAGGCCTTTTTATCCGATCCGGTCACCTACACGCCCGTGCTCAACGAAATTGATGTCGTTCGCTTTTTCGAAGAACACTTGATCGTTCCGGGCAAGCGTGAATGGGGCCTGAAGGATCCCACTCACAACCGCATGTTCTTCTTTGCGGACGAAGCCGCGATGAACCATTTTTGGAACGAACACCAACGCTACACCGACGCCGCGATCGACGTGATGAACAAGGCGGTGAAGGACGCGAATCCTGGGACCTAG
- a CDS encoding HEAT repeat domain-containing protein produces the protein MTSPLVRTTRLTVAYRRYLTTANSPQFAAEVDEYYSAATLTSLLRRSDVEMRRAAALSLGMLGDHSSIESLGQSLADPDRGVRLAGDDSFRALLVRDAAPRHHQQLLQVMHLNDGGEYAAALAPTMILVDQAPRYSEAHHQLAICWQGLDNFRQAESAFRACLWQCRYHYLAWQGLARCRMMQRDYEGAIAALRRCVGICPDVENARVQIRVLERRLRQTDA, from the coding sequence GTGACCTCTCCTTTAGTACGGACAACACGATTGACGGTCGCCTATCGGCGTTACCTGACCACCGCCAACTCGCCCCAGTTCGCTGCGGAGGTCGATGAATACTATTCCGCGGCGACTTTGACCAGTTTGCTTCGTCGCAGTGATGTGGAAATGCGGCGTGCTGCGGCGTTGTCGTTGGGAATGCTTGGCGACCACAGTAGCATTGAGTCCCTTGGCCAATCGCTTGCGGACCCAGACCGCGGAGTCCGATTGGCGGGTGATGACTCGTTCCGGGCCTTGTTGGTCCGTGATGCAGCGCCACGGCATCACCAACAATTGTTGCAAGTGATGCATTTAAATGATGGTGGCGAGTATGCTGCGGCATTGGCGCCGACCATGATTTTGGTGGATCAGGCACCACGGTACAGTGAGGCCCACCATCAATTGGCGATTTGTTGGCAGGGCTTGGACAATTTTCGACAAGCCGAGTCGGCGTTTCGGGCCTGTTTGTGGCAATGCCGCTATCATTACTTGGCATGGCAGGGTCTCGCCCGTTGCCGCATGATGCAACGAGATTACGAAGGTGCGATTGCTGCACTTCGTCGCTGTGTGGGGATTTGTCCAGACGTCGAAAACGCTCGGGTGCAAATTCGTGTGCTCGAACGTCGTCTACGACAAACCGATGCGTAA
- a CDS encoding DUF4332 domain-containing protein → MLLERIDIDAHGSLYRVELGPFAEHLNVVCGPEGSGKTAIARFIRDSLADRDYPLGMMSSSSGRVVWADRNGLVHCRREQDGTAHGRRSVKFESRGTTADEIGALNHCWIGTLDTQTAASRAADSIQLPESIIDGVITDTSITNVARVVSACIRSGLDAPETYRSVSMDGSGRYFVRDGYTDDPQQLDDGEHRTRRRQLAEVESELARIEPGLPRHASLVARRDEVTRRLATYRHPRRGPVETYTSDVDRTRLQQLHERAMQLRSREGELRRWIADLDSQLRSASTTPSYRSRSTGAAESYRYEGAVQDEKLRRQLDDLDAQMIRWRRALLEVRGLREAILAMHDRGVASATDAYPFTESPIDSSRWRRHDLDGFLHAIDRHDPSRGWKDFYSDRVYHTDLESRVDSATRQIDWLLQRYAVAGDLNHDWYHALPQSDAFGNTTLEETLRAIRSDLRQASQFVRNRQTVASKSTEELRELSRSEQWLVAAMDQLMRHRESLLGHYTPAERNQTRDWASHQQWLRERYGNERAERVSELHQTTAELEACFAEATRVRRAMRQLPVVETVSVPYGHENVDRETLTAELHGIEQKLAQLSRVQWLRSRASQLREQLRTVRTPRYTGSPVSDAASSWLVRLSGGRLRRVDWPDAPLRSPHTEMTSVRLVTIDGRDENQCPAADRALAVIAVRMAAGELLARLGKTLPLVIETARELTGCDADHGNRPLRESSVDSAFFHPCQDGRFNHPIASALRDYAQSGRQVLLLTSDTVLADQTARVGGRSFTLHPERIVHPHRPLWRPQYTPESYVGPHPHLYGDEVVGESPRYARSRRDVAVDVNRDFDMAWREAYGMYDPCDVPRHEVPEHRTDRAARPTSTRPVNASHYRDGHYYADAYTTSPTSAEGESVVRSAQDHGPARPFVAGGELCRVQRAETAEPAFFLTVDSPIDQAPSIDSVAAARLRGLSVTHVTHLMQQDPNRLADALGLANVDAKTIRRWQSECRLVCRVPKLRGFDARVLVGCGVTDPAQLASTHPTDLLQSVEDFLATEQGQKVLLSGSSRELSRITSWIAAANSWGIENSSRYVDGRTLRRRARVGRNLDNAFDRDRYDYDADGGSVRYGIRGVVDERDDRPRRRSTGRNGSVVEGGVGVRKQRGSTSRSSSGSGSGLGSGNGSGSGSGSGSGNGSGSGSGRSRRRRSSRTNRSINRTRRDRDVVRMNDEASERDHQTERDHHDRSARDRSARDRSARDRSARDRRSYERSERTAQPARDSEGELRFYLQRDSPVVDAPSIGPRMAERLHVLGIYTVDDLVKANAESVAAKLKNRRIDGATVLAWQQQATLVCRIPMLRGHDAQLLVAAEVTTAEDVAAENAGDLFRRIDPISRSREGRRIVRGGKLPDLEEITEWIAYAQQHRELKAA, encoded by the coding sequence ATGTTACTCGAACGTATTGACATTGATGCTCACGGTTCGCTTTACCGAGTGGAGCTTGGACCCTTTGCCGAACATCTGAATGTGGTTTGCGGACCGGAGGGCTCTGGAAAAACCGCGATCGCTCGGTTCATCCGCGATTCACTGGCCGACCGCGATTATCCCCTTGGCATGATGAGCTCCTCGTCCGGACGAGTCGTTTGGGCCGACCGGAACGGGCTGGTGCATTGCCGCCGCGAACAAGATGGCACCGCGCACGGGCGGCGGAGCGTCAAGTTTGAATCACGCGGAACAACCGCCGATGAGATCGGAGCGCTAAACCACTGCTGGATCGGAACCCTCGATACACAAACGGCAGCGTCACGAGCCGCTGATTCGATTCAGTTGCCGGAGTCGATTATCGATGGCGTGATCACCGATACATCAATCACCAACGTCGCTCGCGTCGTTTCGGCTTGTATCCGCAGCGGGCTGGATGCTCCCGAGACCTATCGTTCGGTGTCGATGGATGGGTCAGGTCGCTATTTCGTACGAGATGGATACACCGACGATCCGCAGCAACTTGACGATGGCGAACACCGCACTCGGCGACGCCAATTGGCGGAAGTCGAAAGTGAATTGGCTCGCATCGAACCGGGGCTTCCCCGTCATGCGTCGCTGGTCGCACGTCGCGACGAAGTGACCCGTCGGCTGGCGACTTATCGCCATCCACGTCGTGGTCCCGTCGAAACCTACACTTCGGATGTGGATCGCACTCGACTTCAACAATTGCATGAGCGTGCGATGCAACTTCGATCTCGAGAAGGCGAGCTGCGTCGATGGATCGCGGATCTCGACTCTCAGCTGCGGAGCGCGTCAACAACACCGTCGTACCGCAGCCGATCAACCGGCGCTGCGGAAAGCTATCGATACGAGGGTGCCGTCCAAGATGAAAAGCTTCGACGTCAACTCGATGACCTTGATGCACAAATGATTCGATGGCGCCGAGCGCTGTTGGAAGTTCGTGGACTTCGCGAAGCGATCTTGGCGATGCACGATCGCGGCGTCGCGTCCGCCACCGATGCCTATCCGTTCACCGAGAGTCCGATCGATTCGTCACGATGGCGTCGCCACGATTTGGATGGATTCCTTCATGCGATCGATCGCCATGATCCATCGCGCGGTTGGAAGGACTTCTATTCTGATCGAGTCTACCACACCGATTTGGAGTCGCGCGTTGACTCGGCAACCCGACAAATCGATTGGTTGCTACAGCGGTACGCCGTCGCGGGGGATCTCAATCACGATTGGTATCACGCGTTGCCCCAGTCCGACGCTTTTGGCAATACCACCCTCGAAGAGACGCTGCGGGCGATTCGTAGCGATTTGCGTCAAGCTTCGCAATTTGTACGAAATCGGCAAACGGTCGCATCGAAGTCGACCGAAGAGCTGCGGGAACTCAGCCGCAGTGAGCAGTGGCTGGTTGCCGCAATGGATCAATTGATGAGGCACCGAGAATCGCTACTCGGTCACTACACTCCGGCGGAAAGAAACCAAACTCGCGATTGGGCATCGCATCAGCAATGGCTTCGTGAGCGTTATGGAAACGAGCGTGCTGAACGGGTTTCCGAGCTTCACCAGACAACGGCTGAGTTGGAAGCCTGTTTTGCCGAAGCCACGCGAGTCCGTCGAGCGATGCGACAATTGCCCGTCGTCGAGACGGTCTCGGTCCCTTACGGCCACGAAAATGTCGATCGTGAAACGTTGACAGCCGAACTTCACGGGATCGAGCAAAAATTGGCTCAACTGTCGCGGGTGCAATGGTTACGATCGCGCGCATCGCAGCTGCGTGAGCAACTGCGAACCGTCCGGACACCGCGTTACACGGGATCGCCGGTATCCGATGCCGCAAGCAGCTGGTTGGTCCGATTGTCGGGCGGTCGGCTACGCCGCGTCGATTGGCCCGATGCACCGCTCCGCAGCCCTCACACCGAGATGACTTCGGTTCGTCTCGTTACGATTGATGGCCGTGATGAAAACCAATGCCCTGCTGCGGATCGTGCGTTGGCGGTGATTGCCGTTCGCATGGCCGCCGGGGAACTGCTCGCTCGTCTTGGCAAAACCCTTCCCTTGGTGATCGAAACCGCCCGAGAATTGACCGGCTGCGACGCGGATCACGGCAACCGCCCCCTACGCGAATCTTCGGTTGACTCCGCATTTTTCCACCCTTGCCAAGATGGGCGTTTCAATCATCCGATTGCCTCGGCCTTGCGGGACTACGCTCAATCAGGGCGTCAGGTGTTGTTGCTGACCAGTGACACCGTGTTGGCAGACCAAACGGCTCGGGTTGGCGGTCGATCCTTTACGTTGCATCCCGAGCGAATCGTGCACCCGCATCGTCCTTTGTGGCGTCCCCAATATACGCCGGAAAGCTATGTGGGTCCCCATCCACATTTGTATGGCGATGAAGTCGTTGGGGAATCGCCTCGGTATGCTCGGTCACGAAGGGATGTCGCAGTCGACGTCAACCGCGACTTCGACATGGCTTGGCGTGAAGCGTACGGGATGTATGACCCTTGCGACGTCCCGCGGCATGAGGTTCCTGAACACAGAACGGACAGGGCGGCACGTCCGACCTCCACTCGGCCCGTCAATGCGTCGCACTATCGAGACGGCCATTACTACGCCGATGCCTATACAACCTCACCAACCTCCGCCGAGGGGGAATCGGTCGTTCGGAGTGCACAGGACCACGGTCCAGCTCGACCGTTTGTTGCTGGTGGTGAGCTTTGCCGCGTCCAACGAGCGGAGACGGCGGAGCCTGCATTTTTTTTGACCGTTGATAGTCCCATCGATCAAGCGCCTTCGATTGACTCGGTTGCCGCGGCAAGGTTGCGTGGATTAAGCGTCACCCATGTGACGCATCTGATGCAACAAGATCCCAACCGACTTGCGGATGCCCTTGGGCTTGCCAACGTGGATGCGAAAACGATCCGCCGCTGGCAAAGCGAATGCCGGTTGGTATGCCGAGTCCCCAAACTTCGCGGCTTTGATGCTCGCGTCTTGGTTGGCTGTGGCGTCACCGATCCAGCGCAACTTGCTTCGACCCATCCGACCGATTTGCTTCAAAGCGTCGAAGATTTCCTAGCGACCGAACAAGGCCAAAAGGTACTCCTAAGCGGTAGCAGCAGAGAGCTTTCACGGATCACCAGCTGGATCGCCGCAGCGAACAGTTGGGGGATCGAAAACTCGTCTCGTTATGTCGATGGTCGTACGCTTCGACGACGAGCCCGCGTGGGCCGCAATCTCGACAACGCCTTCGATCGCGATCGTTACGACTACGATGCCGATGGCGGGTCCGTTCGCTATGGTATTCGCGGCGTCGTCGACGAACGTGACGACCGCCCGCGTCGGCGATCAACGGGCCGAAACGGTTCGGTCGTCGAAGGGGGGGTGGGCGTTAGAAAACAAAGGGGCTCGACCTCACGTAGCAGCTCGGGTTCAGGCAGCGGTTTAGGATCGGGCAACGGCTCGGGTTCAGGCAGTGGCTCGGGATCGGGCAACGGCTCGGGTTCAGGCAGTGGACGATCACGTCGCCGCCGATCAAGTCGAACAAATCGTTCCATCAATCGAACTCGGCGAGATCGGGATGTGGTACGAATGAACGACGAAGCTTCGGAGCGCGACCATCAAACCGAACGAGATCACCACGATCGCTCGGCCCGTGATCGCTCGGCCCGTGATCGCTCGGCCCGTGATCGCTCGGCCCGTGATCGACGTTCCTACGAACGATCGGAGCGAACGGCTCAACCCGCGCGTGATTCCGAAGGCGAGCTACGTTTCTATCTGCAACGGGACAGCCCCGTTGTCGACGCTCCATCGATTGGCCCACGCATGGCCGAACGGCTGCATGTGCTTGGGATCTACACCGTCGATGATCTGGTCAAGGCAAACGCGGAATCGGTTGCGGCAAAACTAAAGAATCGTCGCATCGACGGTGCCACCGTCCTTGCTTGGCAACAGCAAGCCACGCTGGTTTGTCGCATTCCAATGCTACGAGGCCACGACGCTCAACTTTTGGTTGCGGCCGAGGTCACGACCGCCGAGGACGTCGCGGCAGAGAACGCCGGTGATCTGTTCCGCCGAATTGATCCGATCAGTCGAAGTCGCGAAGGCAGGCGAATCGTTCGCGGTGGAAAGCTCCCCGATCTCGAAGAGATTACCGAATGGATCGCTTACGCTCAGCAACATCGCGAGTTGAAGGCTGCTTAG
- a CDS encoding BamA/OMP85 family outer membrane protein, producing MRNLNPLSDARFATTMLVVALSAMSSGCTRLLTAPGQTTGGPFGSNVATEDTTATQLVSNPSATPFDSVTSDASSNSDRYVARQYPTTPPYVPPTTYVPPTSSVPPSSYTTPPSLAAPPQTPPMTYGGSAYGVPATAPPAYPPATTTTPPPVTYSPGQSYGTPITPGGTPALPPTTAYPGLTSPGTVYSDPLAPPTSYVPLPTVREADLIINGYPARTGRIMLGGAVNSDAGVTGQITLDERNFDITRWPRSFQDLFSGTAFRGAGQTFRIEAAPGSDFDRYTINFADPNLFGYKPVSMSVSGFLVDRRFTDWDEERLGGRLSFGYRITPDLSISLGLSGQNVNVSNPRVLGIPQLDAVLGDNELYSGTLSLKHDTRNSPIQSSEGHYFEFSFEEAFGDFNYARFELEYRKYWLLAQRADGSGRQTISYSTQVGYSGDETPIFENFFAGGYATIRGFDFRGAGPVENGVSVGGRFKFLNTVEYMFPITADDAFKGVAFVDFGTVEPDAELHKDTFRVSPGVGLRVAIPMLGPAPLAFDFAFPVNQAATDDEQMFSFYMSLIR from the coding sequence ATGAGAAATCTGAATCCTCTGTCCGATGCACGTTTCGCGACAACGATGCTGGTCGTCGCGCTCTCCGCGATGTCCAGCGGCTGCACGCGTCTGCTGACCGCGCCCGGTCAAACGACTGGCGGCCCATTCGGATCGAATGTCGCGACCGAAGACACGACCGCCACGCAACTCGTTTCGAACCCCTCGGCGACCCCGTTCGATTCAGTGACGAGCGATGCGTCCTCAAACAGCGATCGGTACGTCGCCCGTCAATACCCGACCACGCCCCCATACGTTCCACCCACCACGTACGTTCCGCCGACCTCCTCCGTGCCGCCTTCGAGTTACACGACTCCCCCATCGTTGGCAGCTCCGCCGCAAACACCACCGATGACGTATGGGGGCAGCGCCTATGGCGTGCCGGCGACGGCGCCCCCGGCCTACCCTCCTGCGACAACCACGACGCCACCGCCGGTGACCTACAGCCCGGGCCAAAGTTATGGCACGCCGATCACTCCGGGTGGCACCCCTGCGTTGCCCCCAACGACCGCCTATCCCGGTTTGACTTCTCCCGGGACCGTCTACAGCGATCCGCTGGCGCCACCCACTTCGTACGTCCCGCTGCCGACGGTTCGTGAAGCGGATTTGATCATCAACGGCTATCCCGCGCGCACGGGCCGTATCATGCTCGGGGGTGCCGTCAACAGCGATGCGGGCGTGACGGGCCAAATCACGCTCGACGAACGCAACTTTGACATCACCCGTTGGCCCCGATCGTTCCAAGACCTGTTCAGCGGAACCGCCTTTCGTGGTGCCGGTCAAACCTTTCGAATCGAAGCGGCACCCGGTAGCGATTTCGATCGTTACACCATCAACTTTGCCGATCCAAACCTTTTCGGTTACAAACCCGTCAGCATGTCGGTCAGCGGATTTCTCGTTGATCGGCGTTTTACCGATTGGGATGAAGAACGACTCGGTGGCCGGTTGAGCTTTGGCTACCGGATCACCCCCGACTTGTCAATTTCACTTGGCTTGAGTGGTCAAAACGTCAATGTTTCCAACCCGCGCGTGCTTGGTATTCCCCAGCTCGATGCCGTGCTGGGTGACAACGAACTCTACAGCGGAACGCTGTCCTTAAAACACGATACGCGAAACAGCCCCATCCAATCGAGTGAAGGGCACTATTTTGAGTTCAGCTTCGAAGAAGCGTTTGGTGATTTCAACTACGCCAGGTTTGAGCTCGAGTATCGCAAGTATTGGTTGTTGGCCCAGCGCGCCGATGGCAGTGGACGTCAAACGATTTCCTACTCGACTCAAGTGGGTTACAGCGGCGACGAAACACCGATCTTCGAGAACTTCTTTGCGGGCGGTTACGCTACCATCCGCGGGTTCGATTTCCGTGGTGCAGGGCCCGTTGAAAACGGCGTCTCGGTCGGCGGCCGGTTTAAGTTCCTCAACACGGTGGAATACATGTTCCCGATCACCGCCGACGATGCATTCAAGGGTGTCGCGTTTGTCGACTTTGGGACGGTGGAACCTGACGCCGAGCTGCATAAAGACACCTTTCGTGTTTCGCCCGGTGTCGGACTTCGCGTCGCAATCCCGATGCTTGGCCCCGCACCGTTGGCGTTCGACTTCGCGTTTCCGGTCAACCAAGCCGCGACCGACGACGAACAAATGTTTAGCTTCTACATGAGTCTGATTCGGTGA
- a CDS encoding diacylglycerol/lipid kinase family protein: MPDEFQTCPELTTVMVCASPRAGSGKKREQIPKLTERLERAGFTVKLTDSIDAIRKQIAASVDADERSLVVVAAGGDGTVSLVAELTPPEFPIVPMPLGTENLLARHYGFSANAEDVFQCITRGTDHTIDAGRANGKLFLVMASCGFDAEVVRDVHLRRRGHIHRLSYLRPILRAVRKYRFPQLHIELAINGTTMASQKAHWAMTFNLPCYAANLRIEPSAIADDGKLDLITFAKGTRASGLAYVASVMVGRHLRREDVVRTRATQITIRSDRRVPYQLDGDYVGRLPLMIETLPRRVRLRMPPKQPSTRDVAERKRSIR; this comes from the coding sequence GTGCCTGACGAGTTCCAAACATGTCCTGAATTGACGACGGTGATGGTCTGTGCCAGTCCAAGGGCAGGTAGCGGAAAAAAACGAGAGCAGATCCCGAAACTGACCGAGCGGCTTGAGCGCGCCGGTTTTACCGTCAAGCTTACCGATTCGATCGATGCCATCCGAAAACAGATCGCGGCGTCCGTTGACGCCGACGAGAGATCGTTGGTGGTGGTCGCAGCCGGGGGCGATGGCACCGTGAGTTTGGTCGCCGAGTTGACTCCGCCCGAATTCCCGATTGTTCCGATGCCGCTCGGCACCGAGAATTTACTCGCTCGGCACTACGGGTTCTCGGCCAATGCGGAGGACGTGTTCCAATGCATCACCCGTGGCACCGACCACACCATCGATGCAGGCCGAGCCAACGGCAAACTGTTCTTGGTGATGGCATCGTGTGGGTTTGATGCCGAAGTGGTCCGTGATGTGCATTTGCGCCGAAGGGGGCACATCCACCGACTCAGCTATCTGCGGCCGATCCTGCGAGCGGTGCGCAAGTATCGCTTTCCGCAGTTGCATATCGAACTCGCAATCAACGGCACCACGATGGCAAGCCAAAAGGCCCACTGGGCGATGACCTTCAATTTACCTTGTTACGCGGCGAATTTGAGGATCGAACCCTCAGCGATCGCCGATGATGGCAAACTTGACTTGATCACCTTTGCGAAAGGGACGCGCGCGAGCGGATTGGCCTACGTTGCCAGTGTCATGGTTGGGCGTCATCTGCGCCGTGAAGACGTCGTCCGGACTCGAGCGACTCAAATCACCATCCGCTCGGACCGGCGTGTGCCCTATCAACTTGACGGCGACTATGTCGGCCGTCTACCACTGATGATTGAAACGTTGCCCCGCCGCGTGCGGTTGCGGATGCCCCCTAAGCAGCCTTCAACTCGCGATGTTGCTGAGCGTAAGCGATCCATTCGGTAA